One genomic region from Ovis canadensis isolate MfBH-ARS-UI-01 breed Bighorn chromosome 6, ARS-UI_OviCan_v2, whole genome shotgun sequence encodes:
- the SLC10A4 gene encoding sodium/bile acid cotransporter 4, with product MDSTGNATLLFGTDNSTLLFGTDNATLFFGQSTLLPDNYTLSPTASSLSPGPDAPLTPASSAGPGPVLSVAPGPGVSFSPGPTPTPAPTAGSFAGGAGGPSPTLFARPEAAHEPPFWDTPLNHGLNVLVGAALCITMLGLGCTVDGNHFGAHVRRPVGALLAALCQFGFLPLLAFLLALAFSLDGSAAVAVLLCGCCPGGNLSNLMSLLVDGDMNLSIIMTISSTLLALVLMPLCLWIYSRPWIDTPLVQLLPIGTVILTLCSTLIPIGLGVFIRYRYSRVADYIVKISLWSLLMTLVVLFILTGTMLGPELLASIPAAVYVVAIFMPLAGYASGYGLATLFHLPPNCKRTVSLETGSQNVQLCTAILKLAFPPQNIGSMYMFPLLYALFQSAEAGIFVLIYKMYGSGVLHKQDPLEDEDTDISYKKLKEEEMADTSYGTVKADNLIMMETTQTSL from the exons ATGGACAGCACTGGCAACGCCACCCTGCTCTTCGGCACCGACAACTCCACCCTGCTCTTCGGCACCGACAACGCCACCCTGTTCTTCGGCCAGTCCACGCTGCTCCCGGACAATTACACCTTGTCGCCCACCGCCAGCAGCCTGAGTCCCGGCCCGGACGCACCCCTCACACCGGCCTCCAGCGCCGGCCCCGGCCCCGTGCTCAGTGTGGCACCCGGGCCCGGAGTCAGTTTCAGCCCCGGCCCCACTCCGACCCCGGCGCCGACGGCCGGCAGCTTCGCGGGCGGGGCGGGTGGCCCAAGCCCGACCCTGTTCGCTCGGCCCGAGGCGGCCCACGAGCCCCCGTTCTGGGACACGCCGCTGAACCACGGGCTGAACGTGTTGGTGGGCGCCGCCCTGTGCATCACCATGCTGGGCCTGGGCTGCACGGTGGACGGGAACCATTTCGGGGCTCACGTCCGCCGGCCGGTGGGCGCGCTGCTGGCAGCGCTCTGCCAGTTCGGCTTCCTGCCGCTGCTGGCCTTCTTGCTGGCGCTCGCCTTCTCCCTGGACGGCTCGGCCGCCGTGGCGGTGCTCCTATGTGGCTGCTGTCCCGGGGGGAATCTCTCCAACCTCATGTCCCTGCTCGTGGACGGCGACATGAACCTCAG CATCATCATGACCATCTCCTCCACTCTCCTGGCCCTGGTCTTGATGCCTCTGTGCCTGTGGATCTACAGCCGGCCTTGGATCGACACTCCCCTGGTGCAGTTACTACCCATAGGGACAGTGATCCTGACCCTCTGCAGCACTCTCATCCCCATCGGTTTAGGCGTCTTCATTCGCTACAGATACAGCCGAGTGGCTGACTACATTGTGAAG ATTTCCCTCTGGTCTCTGCTAATGACGCTGGTGGTCCTTTTCATATTGACCGGCACTATGCTAGGACCTGAACTGTTGGCCAGTATTCCAGCAGCTGTTTATGTGGTAGCGATTTTTATGCCTTTGGCAGGCTATGCCTCAGGCTACGGCTTAGCTACTCTCTTTCATCTTCCGCCCAACTGCAAGAGGACAGTGAGCCTGGAAACAGGGAGCCAAAATGTGCAGCTCTGTACCGCCATCCTGAAACTGGCATTTCCACCACAAAACATAGGAAGTATGTACATGTTTCCCTTGCTTTATGCCCTTTTCCAGTCTGCGGAAGCagggatttttgttttaatatataaaatgtatggaAGCGGAGTACTGCACAAGCAAGATCCTCTAGAAGATGAAGATACAGATATTTCTtataagaaactgaaagaagaggaaatggcagacaCGTCCTATGGCACAGTGAAAGCAGATAATTTAATTATGATGGAAACCACTCAGACTTCGCTCTAA
- the ZAR1 gene encoding zygote arrest protein 1: MAALGDVVLDGYLYPACALYSYRCLYPAAAAKGKSGADEGGWRPRGGGYPPVSSSSDGAASSSFPGHGQLAAAEYVHGYHRAQLMALLSQVGPRRVSTRDAAVQVNPCRDVSVQCSLGRRTLGRRAREFGPSPDPEDAGGSCPASPQRAPKGPEQDSPPSRAPRRVRFLRTLAVYSPVASRCLATLLEGAEAAAGQQTPGEPEAEREPPPARPRGPEAGDGSAGKLSQRLQPEEDEAQAAVPASREQPPPVAKVPGTAGERSSPRSPQPGKERLRFQFLEQKYGYYHCKDCNIRWESAYVWCVQGTNKVYYKQFCRTCQKSYNPYRVEDITCQNCKQTRCSCPVKLRHVDPKRPHRQDLCGRCKGKRLSCDSTFSFKYII; encoded by the exons ATGGCTGCCCTGGGGGACGTCGTCCTGGATGGTTACCTGTACCCGGCGTGCGCCCTCTACTCGTACCGGTGCCTCTACCCGGCCGCCGCCGCTAAGGGAAAAAGCGGGGCGGACGAGGGTGGCTGGCGACCCCGGGGCGGGGGCTACCctcccgtttcctcctcctccgACGGCGCGGCCTCGTCGTCGTTCCCGGGCCACGGGCAGCTGGCGGCCGCCGAGTACGTCCACGGCTACCACCGCGCGCAGCTCATGGCCCTGCTGTCGCAGGTGGGCCCCCGCCGGGTCAGCACTCGGGATGCGGCGGTGCAGGTGAACCCGTGCCGCGACGTGTCGGTGCAGTGCTCGCTGGGGCGGCGGACGCTGGGGCGCAGGGCCCGCGAGTTCGGTCCGAGTCCGGATCCCGAGGACGCGGGCGGCAGCTGCCCGGCctccccgcagcgcgcccccaaGGGCCCGGAGCAGGACAGCCCGCCGAGCCGCGCCCCGCGGCGCGTGCGTTTCCTGCGCACCTTGGCCGTGTACTCGCCCGTGGCCTCCCGCTGCCTAGCCACCCTCCTGGAGGGGGCTGAGGCCGCGGCGGGCCAGCAGACGCCCGGGGAGCCGGAGGCTGAGCGAGAGCCGCCACCTGCGAGGCCCCGAGGCCCCGAGGCGGGAGACGGGTCGGCGGGCAAGTTGTCCCAGCGGCTGCAGCCTGAGGAGGACGAGGCCCAGGCCGCAGTACCCGCGAGCCGCGAGCAGCCCCCGCCCGTCGCCAAGGTCCCGGGCACCGCTGGCGAGAGATCGTCGCCCCGGAGCCCCCAGCCGGGCAAAGAGCGCCTGCGCTTCCAG TTCTTAGAGCAGAAATATGGCTACTATCACTGCAAGGACTGCAATATCCGCTGGGAAAGTGCCTATGTGTGGTGTGTACAAGGCACTAACAAG GTTTACTACAAGCAGTTTTGCCGAACATGCCAGAAGTCTTATAACCCTTACCGAGTGGAGGATATCACCTGCCAA aattgtAAACAGACTAGATGCTCCTGCCCGGTGAAACTTCGCCATGTGGACCCCAAAAGGCCCCACCGTCAAGATTTGTGTGGGAGATGCAAAGGCAAACGCCTATCCTGTGACAGCACTTTCAGTTTCAAATATATCATTTAA